The sequence CATTTCCCAAGATTTACCCACGTATGTTTGGCCGGCAAAATTATACACTTCATCGGGTTGCACTGAATCAATAACTTCAGATACAGAGTGCAAATCATAGGTGCAGTAGCGCATCTCGATTTTTTTATAGATATGTTTTGTATTGTCAGTGGGTTTTGTAGCAGGGTCTCGCGTGAGCCCTATAATTCGATAGTCTTTTTTTAAAAGAAGTTCCGCAAGATATGATCCATCTTGGCCATTAATTCCTGTAATAAGCGCAGTCTTTTTATTCATCATATAGGCTCTTTTTCACTCGCAAAGAGCCTACCAGAACGTACTATGAGGATCCATGTAATTTTTTTGATTTTACCGCCAGCGCTGAACTGATTGCGAGCAATATAAGAAAACTTCTAACAGGGCCTTCAAGACCTACGTTAAAGGCACCATAAATCATCTGCCCGTATATAGCCCACCCAGTCCATGTCCAACCTTCTTTAAACAAAAGCCAGCAAACCAAAACATGTAGAATAAAAAATAAAACGCCGATGATCCCTATGCGTGCTAGCGCATTAATGTAGCTGTTGTGTGGGCCAGAGATGGGCGCTCGACATTCTGGGTATTTTGGCAGACAGCCATCGTTAGGTAAATATTTTCCAAAACCATCATAAACCCTGTAGACAACCTGATCTTGAAATCCAATTCCTCCCACGGGATGAGATCTAAAAAGATCAAAAGCATCTTTCCACATGGCTGCTCTAAACATTTCCATACCAGAAGAATTTGTTTCACCTCTTTTTAGAGGGTCAACTTCTGTAATATCGGTCGCAACTTTTTCTGTGACAGGAGCTTTATTTACTAAATAATCTGCGTAATAAATCGGATATAAAACTGCTGAAACAGCGATGACAATCATCCAAAGCGCAAATCTACGCAGAAACAGAAATCGCTTTTTATTATCAACAATACTTTTGAGCCCCACAAAAATAAGTGGAAGTGAAATGCCCACTAAAAGTGTGCGTTGCATGGTTGTAGCCATGGTTGTACCAAAGGCAATTCCAATGAGGGCTATGATAACTAAACTCAGTTTTTTTTCTTTAGCCTCGGTCAAAGCTAAAATAAGAAAAGGGTAAAAAGGCACAAAGGGAATCATGAGGATAGAGAGCATGCCCGTGTAAAATACACCTAAGGTGAAGACGAAAATTATTAAGCTAGTTACAAAACTAAAAAAACATACTGTTTCAATAATTTTTGAAATTTTAGGAATAAAAGAAAGCGAGAGGCACAAAAATAAATACCAACAAAATGCTGAGTTACGAATCGCAAGAATGGGGTTGGGCTTAAAAGTCATGGCTAGTCTCACTAAAGAAAAAATCAAAAGTGCTATAACCATCAGACTCAACGGATTTTTTAAAAGGCCTCTTAATTTATTTTTTGTAACAAAAAATAAACCAAAAAAGCTCGCCAGGAGAAAATACTGTTCAAAAACAAACAACTTGATCTGAGAATTGGGAATGGCTCCTAGCTGCTTAAAAAACGAAAAATCCAAGCCAATATGTCCAAAGATATGGGCCCATATAAGAAAACCAAGGCTAATAACTAATGTATAAATGCCAAAACTTAATAGAAGGGGGTTTTTATAAAAATCCATTAAATGCTTTTTGATTTTCAGCCATTCTTGTCTCATTACTCTCTCCGTTTTCTAATATTTCATAGTAATTGACTGGTTTTGCAAAGAAGTTCAATGTTTAATGTCTCTCAGAGAGGAATTATGTTGAGTCGGGCTTTTTGATGTCGCATAAAGGGTTGATGATAAAAAAGCTCAAAAAAATTGCGCGTCGGTTTCTTGATATTACGAAGTTCAAAAAGCACCGTGCTTTGTTTGAAATATTTTTAGACACGGTGCCCCGAAAGATCCAGGTAAAAGCCAATGGAAAACGCGTAGGGCTCCTTTTAGATGTCAGTCATTATACTGCCGTTCCATGGTATGTAATCACCTTAGCATTTCTTTACAAATCCCGTGGATACGAACCCATTATTATTTGGGATGACATCCCCTACACCGACAAAGTTCGTAACAATGATCAAAACCGCGTTATTCGGAAAACCCTCTCGAGTTTGTCCGATGATTTTGAAATTATTAAACTCAGTGATTTTGAAAAGCATCCCCTTGATCAAAAAGATTCAAAAGAAATAGAAAGACTCTGTCATGTTTATCTGGTCTCTCGTTTTAGAAGTTCCGTACCTCATGAAGGTTGGAAGCCCTACCGCGATAAGTTAAAAAAGACATTGAGTGAGAATCTTTCTCGAGTGAAAAGCCTCATGGCCCAGAATTCTTTTGATCACCTGGTTTTGCAAGGCGGACTCTGGGGAAACACTTCCTTGTTTTTTTGGGAGGCCCATCGCCATGGAATACGAGCAGCAACTCATGATTCAGGTTTTGGAATTATCTACACCGCCGTAGACGGCATCGCCGCCCACCAACCCGATGTTGCAAAAATTTTCGATTTAGATGTTTTTGGAGATCATGAATCTCTTGAGCGTAAGAAAATATTAGAGTTGGCAAAACAAGAATTACAACATCGCATGCAAGCAACTGAAAAAAACGGTGGAACCCTTGACGACCAGAAATTTCAAAAACAGGTATATAATAAATCAAACACCTTCTCTTGTGATGTTCTTATTCCTCTCAACGTTGACTACGATGCTGCAGCTCTTGGAAAACAAACTTTTTTTGACAACCCCTTCCAATGGCTTATGGAGACATTAGATTTTTTGATAAAAAACACCTCAGCCACTATTGGAGTGAGGCAACACCCTGTAGAGCGCAATCCATTTTATAAAGCAAAACATGATTTAAAATTAGAAATCGAACGTGCGTTTCCCGGAAACACACGCATTCGATTTATTTCTGCCGACGAAGATGTAAACACCTATAACTTGATCGAGACATCACGGCTTACTTTGCCACTCTCCTCCACCACAGGCATTGAAGCCGCCACTTTTGGAAAACGCGTGATCATTGCCAGCGATGCCTATTATTCTGATTTTTCATTTGTTGAGAAGGCCACTTCAAAGACTGATTATTTTCAAAAAATCAGTCAATATTTAAAAAACCCTCAACCCCAATCGCAAAAGCAAATTGAAGAAGCCTTGTTGTGCTATTTCTCAGCTCAAGTGGCTAATCGTATTTTTTCACACTTCACCCCTCAACCACCCGATTATGCGCAATGGGTGAAAAAAGATTTTTCAAATCTTTTCGCTGATACAAGTGTGCAATCAATGATTGACACCTTGAGTGATGGTGTTCCTGCCGTTGTGTGGCGCATGAAAGAAATTTTAGCAAAGGAGCTAAAATGATCCAAGGTAAACGCATTCTTGGTGTGATGATTGCCAGAGGTGGATCCAAAGGTCTGCCCCGTAAAAATCTCAAGCTTGCAGGCGGAAAACCTTTGATAGCTTGGACTATCGAAGTCGCCAAAAAATCTAAATATCTAGACCGATTCGTGCTCTCCTCTGAAGATTTAGAAATCATTGAGGTTGCTAAAAAATGGGGTTGTGAAGTTCCATTTGTACGTCCCATGGAGCTAGCCGATGACAATGTCCCCGGAGTAGACACTGTCGTGCATGCCGTAAAGACATTGCCTGGCTTTGATTACGTGGTCATGTTGCAGCCCACATCACCACTGAGAACTGTTGATGATCTTGATGACTGTATTAAATATTGCGTTGAGCGTGAAGCCAATGTCTGCGCTTCAGTGACGGACCCAGAGAAACCACCCCATTGGGTTTTTAAAATGGATGGAAATAATATTTTGCATCCCATCATTGATGGAGCCAACAGCCTCCCTCAATACCGACAGATCTTGCCTAAGGCCTATCTTTTAAATGGAGCCATGTTTATGGCGCGCACGGATTGGCTCCTCAAACACAAAAAATTTCTGACCGATGAAACTTTGGGCTATATGATGCCGCGGTCGCGATCTATCGATGTCGATACAGACATGGATTGGATGATGCTGGAAGTGCTGCTTCAAAAGGACAAGAACTTATAAAGTTCGACGTTCAGCAAATTGTCAACTAAAGTGGGTGATATTTAAGATTTAATGAAACTACGAATTCTACTCAGAAATGCAGTTACATTTATTAATAAAAGGAGCCCCCTATTCATTCTGACGACCTCAGAGTCGGCTATGGGGGATACATGCGAAGCTATTTTTTATGGTACCGCCCATGCGCGGCGCAGCGGTAAAAAGATTTTACTCCTTCGTCGCTTTCGTTTTTTCGGTTATCCCAAAATTCCAATTGTAGAAATATATAATCTCCAATCACCTTATTCATTGAATGGACCTTTAGGTAAACTCGCAACCTTTGTGGGTAACTTGTTCATTACACTTTTCTTCGGCCATATCACGGCCCTCTGGAATTACTTTTTGAGCAATGGCAAGAGGCTTTGTCTTTATATAGTTACAAGTTTTTTACATTTTGTAACAAATGGAAAAGTGCAGAAAAAACAATTCATCAAACGGTATTATAAAGATCTTTTTTTTGAAGTTTGCATTGGCGCCGAACTCATGGGAAATCCCAATTACCATAAGAATTTTAGCTGGGAAGCCACAAAAGCTTTTGATTGGGCAAATGAATACGCCAATATTCCAAACTTTGTTTTACCTCCCAAAAAAGAAAAGCGAGCTAAAGAGCAATTAACACGTATGGGAATCGATAGTTGGTATGTTTGCCTCCATGCGCGCGAAGGGGGATTTCATGGAGATATGCAAAACGCACGCAATTCCAATATTATGAACTGCATTCCAGCCATCAAAGCCATTACTGAAGCTGGTGGTTGGGTTGTGCGAATGGGGGATCGATCTATGACTCCCTTACCTCAAATGCCGAGGGTTCTTGACTATCCCTTTTCCGAATTTAAATCCCAACCCATGGATCTTCACCTTGTTAAAAACTGCAAATTTGTAATCGCTGTGGGGGGTTCTTTTGTTGATATGGGTTCAAACCTTTTTGGAAAACAAACCGTAAGCATCGGCGCTGTCGAACTGATTCAAACTCCTATGCCTCAGAAAAACACGCTAGTGATACCAAAACATGTATTCTCAAAAAAACAGGGCCGTTTTCTTTCTATCAAAGAACTACTGGAAGAACCCCAAATGATTTTTGAGTCCACTGAGAAATACAGTCTCCAAGACAATACGCCTGAGGAGATCCTCGATGTCATTATTGAAACCATGTCCGCAGCCTTAGGCAAAGATCTTGAGTTCAGCCCCCTTCAACTGGAGTTTATCAAAAAACGGGATGAATCTATTCACAGCTACTTTGAGGCGGGGTTGCCCTCCAATTATGGGGTTGCCTATTTCTCAAGTGTTGAGTTTGACACCTATCATAAGTACCGAGTTGCATCAAGAATGATTGGAAATCAAGGCACCTTGGGAAAGAAGTATTTGGAGCAGAATTGGCACAAAGATCAGTTGCAAAAGGATTCTAGTAAAATATATCCTACAACCTTAAACGGTGAATTTAATTAATTCAAAGGAGAGTTTCGGTGGCTAAAAATATTCTTGTGACCGGTGGTGCGGGTTATGTAGGTTCTGTCTTGGTACCAAAACTTTTAGCCAAGGGTTATGCCGTCACTGTCTACGACCTGATGATCTACGGTGATGATACGTTGCCAAAACATCCAAAACTTAAAGTAGTAAAAGGTGATATTCGAGATACAGCTTTTTATTTCAAAAATCTCACAGGCATAGATAGCGTGATACACTTAGCTTGTATTTCAAATGATCCAAGCTTTACTTTAAATCCAAATCTTAGCAAATCCATCAACTTTGATTGTTTCGAGCCCATGGTCAAAGCAACTCGGGAAGCAGGCGTTCAACGTTTTATTTATGCCTCTACAAGTTCTGTTTATGGTGTAAGTGATGCTCCTGAGGTGACTGAAACTCATCCCTTAGTTCCACTTTCAGATTATAATAAGTTTAAAGGTTTGACTGAGCCTTTCTTACTCAAGTACCAGGCTTCTGATTTCACAACCGTCATTATTCGCCCAGCAACTGTTTGTGGATACTCGCCTCGTACTCGACTTGATTTGTCGGTTAATATTTTGACAAATTTGGCTGTGAATAAAGGCAAGATTACTGTTTTTGGTGGAGCACAAAAACGCCCCAGCATTCACGTAGATGACATTACTGATCTTTATCTTGAGCTTTTAGAAATGCCGAAAGAAAAAATCGCAGGCGAAACATTCAATGCGGGTTATCAAAATCACACCATCGCCGAATTGGCTCAGATGGTAAAAAAAGTTGTTGAACAAGAATTTCCAGAGATGGATCCCATCACTATTGAAACTTCAACCAGTGATGATATGCGCTCATATCATGTGTCTTCAAAAAAGATTGCTGAGAAATTAGGTTTTACACCCAAGCGCTCTGTAGAAGACGCTATTCGCGATCTGTGCAAAGCTTTTAAAGATAAGAAACTTCCCAATAGCCTTGACGATAGTCGTTATTTTAATATCAAGCGCATGACCGAAGTTAATCTCGAGTAAGGTTCATTTCATTTAAGGCGCGATCCCAATAGGGCAAGATAAACTGCAAAACAGCATACTGGCTGACGTCTTGTCTTTTTACGAATTTTAGATCTTGGCCTTCAAGACATTCATATTTTTGATTGTTGTCATAAGTTGTCCAATAGAGGGCAATTCTGTAATCATCTCCGATACCATCGTTACAAATAAAATCATCAATGAGCTTGAGTTGGTCACAGCGATAAGACGTTTCTTCAAATACTTCTCTGCGAGCACAATCTTCAAGTTTTTCTCCAGGATTGCGATGACCACCTGGAATTGTCCATAGCCCAGGATGTCTGATCTCGGGTTTGTCGTCGCGGTGTTGCAAAAGTGCTGAGCCGTCATCTTTTAAGATAAAGACACCGCTAACGACTTTCATCATTAGCGACTTTTCAGAGCATGCACTGTTTTAGCAAGTCCTTCAGAAATCGATGTAAATGAAAAAGTTGGAAAAGCCCTGATAGTTTCTGTGACATCAAAATGTCGATGAACGATGGGGCCCGACCGGGGATTGCATTCGATTTTAGTTTGTGGACCAGAATTACTTGCCACCGCTTGCGCCACTTCCATAAAAGAAGGTGATGAACCACTGGCGATGTTGAGTAAACCTTCAGACACATGACCAAGAGTTAGAGTAATTAATCGCACCACATCATCGATAAAAACATGGTCGCGTTTTTCTTCGCCATTGCCAAAAAGTGTGATTTTAGAATCTTTCAGTGCGGTTCTTGCAAAGCGATTTGGACCATAGCTGTTATGTGTATCATGTGGGCCGTAAACAGCGCATGGGCGAAGAACTAATGTCGGAGTCTTGTGTTTTTGCGCACTAGCTTTAACAGCGTGTTCACGAGCTAAATGCATGCATCCATAGAGAGTGGCAGGTGCTGCATAGGATGTTTCACTTACTGGGTTAATATCATCTGCGTAAACAGCATCAGAGCTAATGTAAACAAAATGGGCCAACTTTTTTTCTTCCAAAAATTCTGACACATTCTGAGCCATGCTCATGTTTTTAATAAGTGTGGCGGTGTCTTTACCTTTTTCAGGTGTAAGAGCTGATAAAAGAACAACAGTATCTGTGCTTTGAATTTTTTCTTTCAAAGTTTGAACTGCACTCTTTTGCATGAGGTCCACATCTTTTGAAGAAAATGCGAGCACATTCACATTTTTACTTTCGAGATGAGCTTTGAGTTCACGGCCGATGAATCCTGAGGCCCCAAGAAGTACAACACGTTGAGGTGCTAACCATTGAGCCTGATTATGCTTCATCATAAATTTACTCCAAGTTTAAAGTATTCAAATCCAAGTTCTTCACAATTTTTAGGATCCAGCATTCCATGAGGGTCAATCACTGTTTTACCCTTCATTACAGCCTTTGCCTGTTTTAAATCAGCTTTTGTAAATTCACTCCAAGGCGTCATAATTAAAAGGGCATGGGCATTACGACAAGCCTCAATGGCATTTGAAGTTTGTTTAATTGTTCTACCTTCAAGATGCTGGGGCAACACTGCTTGCGGGTCATATATCTGAACATTCACACCCTTCATTCCCTCAAGGAGTGCTACGGCTGGAGAGTTTTTTATAGATTTAGTCTCTTGTTTATAAGCTAAACCCCAAACTGCAACCATAGCATCTTTATGTTTTGAAAGTGTTTCGACATGAGCCGTTCTTAAAACCCATTCTTTTCTATACTGACTATTACTCGTGAAAGCATCGGCAACATGGGCTTGTGTTCCATGTTCTTGAGACAGATTTTGGATAGTGGCGATGTCGCGCTCGATGTTTCCACCAGATAATCCAAGACCAGGAGCTAAATAAGCATGAGGACCAATGCGTCTATCGAGTTTTAATGAGGGTGAGATTTCATACCAATTGGCGCCAATTTTTTCACAGATTTCAGCCAAAGTATTGGTGACAGTAACAGATGCAGCTAAATACATGTTGATTGAAATTTTAGCAAGTTCAGCACTTTCATAGCGCATGGGTAAAATGGGGCAATTAAAATTTTCTAGCAATTTTTTATAAACAGGGGGCAAATCTTTTTTCGGATCAGCACATCCTACAATGTAGCGCTCAGGAAAAAGAGCTCGCTCAACGGCTCTTCCAAAAATTAAAGTTTCAACTTGATAGAGAAGATTAAATTTTGACGTTGCTAGCTTTCGTGTAAATCCGGGTGGCACTTGGCTTAAAACGACCAATGAAGCTTGAGGGCGATTATTGAGATCAGCTTTTTCAATAACGTTGCTGATTATTTTTTTAAGATTTG is a genomic window of Oligoflexia bacterium containing:
- a CDS encoding NUDIX domain-containing protein; the encoded protein is MKVVSGVFILKDDGSALLQHRDDKPEIRHPGLWTIPGGHRNPGEKLEDCARREVFEETSYRCDQLKLIDDFICNDGIGDDYRIALYWTTYDNNQKYECLEGQDLKFVKRQDVSQYAVLQFILPYWDRALNEMNLTRD
- a CDS encoding O-antigen ligase family protein, whose amino-acid sequence is MRQEWLKIKKHLMDFYKNPLLLSFGIYTLVISLGFLIWAHIFGHIGLDFSFFKQLGAIPNSQIKLFVFEQYFLLASFFGLFFVTKNKLRGLLKNPLSLMVIALLIFSLVRLAMTFKPNPILAIRNSAFCWYLFLCLSLSFIPKISKIIETVCFFSFVTSLIIFVFTLGVFYTGMLSILMIPFVPFYPFLILALTEAKEKKLSLVIIALIGIAFGTTMATTMQRTLLVGISLPLIFVGLKSIVDNKKRFLFLRRFALWMIVIAVSAVLYPIYYADYLVNKAPVTEKVATDITEVDPLKRGETNSSGMEMFRAAMWKDAFDLFRSHPVGGIGFQDQVVYRVYDGFGKYLPNDGCLPKYPECRAPISGPHNSYINALARIGIIGVLFFILHVLVCWLLFKEGWTWTGWAIYGQMIYGAFNVGLEGPVRSFLILLAISSALAVKSKKLHGSS
- a CDS encoding TIGR04372 family glycosyltransferase — translated: MGDTCEAIFYGTAHARRSGKKILLLRRFRFFGYPKIPIVEIYNLQSPYSLNGPLGKLATFVGNLFITLFFGHITALWNYFLSNGKRLCLYIVTSFLHFVTNGKVQKKQFIKRYYKDLFFEVCIGAELMGNPNYHKNFSWEATKAFDWANEYANIPNFVLPPKKEKRAKEQLTRMGIDSWYVCLHAREGGFHGDMQNARNSNIMNCIPAIKAITEAGGWVVRMGDRSMTPLPQMPRVLDYPFSEFKSQPMDLHLVKNCKFVIAVGGSFVDMGSNLFGKQTVSIGAVELIQTPMPQKNTLVIPKHVFSKKQGRFLSIKELLEEPQMIFESTEKYSLQDNTPEEILDVIIETMSAALGKDLEFSPLQLEFIKKRDESIHSYFEAGLPSNYGVAYFSSVEFDTYHKYRVASRMIGNQGTLGKKYLEQNWHKDQLQKDSSKIYPTTLNGEFN
- a CDS encoding SDR family oxidoreductase, translated to MMKHNQAQWLAPQRVVLLGASGFIGRELKAHLESKNVNVLAFSSKDVDLMQKSAVQTLKEKIQSTDTVVLLSALTPEKGKDTATLIKNMSMAQNVSEFLEEKKLAHFVYISSDAVYADDINPVSETSYAAPATLYGCMHLAREHAVKASAQKHKTPTLVLRPCAVYGPHDTHNSYGPNRFARTALKDSKITLFGNGEEKRDHVFIDDVVRLITLTLGHVSEGLLNIASGSSPSFMEVAQAVASNSGPQTKIECNPRSGPIVHRHFDVTETIRAFPTFSFTSISEGLAKTVHALKSR
- a CDS encoding SDR family oxidoreductase, whose amino-acid sequence is MAKNILVTGGAGYVGSVLVPKLLAKGYAVTVYDLMIYGDDTLPKHPKLKVVKGDIRDTAFYFKNLTGIDSVIHLACISNDPSFTLNPNLSKSINFDCFEPMVKATREAGVQRFIYASTSSVYGVSDAPEVTETHPLVPLSDYNKFKGLTEPFLLKYQASDFTTVIIRPATVCGYSPRTRLDLSVNILTNLAVNKGKITVFGGAQKRPSIHVDDITDLYLELLEMPKEKIAGETFNAGYQNHTIAELAQMVKKVVEQEFPEMDPITIETSTSDDMRSYHVSSKKIAEKLGFTPKRSVEDAIRDLCKAFKDKKLPNSLDDSRYFNIKRMTEVNLE
- a CDS encoding nucleotide sugar dehydrogenase; its protein translation is MVIGFAGLSHLGINSGIAIASKGFDVIAYDQDAPLVDALNKKQLPIFEPGLEELLTKSADRITFTSKLEDLKKADVIYISLDVSTDEKNTSDLTNLKKIISNVIEKADLNNRPQASLVVLSQVPPGFTRKLATSKFNLLYQVETLIFGRAVERALFPERYIVGCADPKKDLPPVYKKLLENFNCPILPMRYESAELAKISINMYLAASVTVTNTLAEICEKIGANWYEISPSLKLDRRIGPHAYLAPGLGLSGGNIERDIATIQNLSQEHGTQAHVADAFTSNSQYRKEWVLRTAHVETLSKHKDAMVAVWGLAYKQETKSIKNSPAVALLEGMKGVNVQIYDPQAVLPQHLEGRTIKQTSNAIEACRNAHALLIMTPWSEFTKADLKQAKAVMKGKTVIDPHGMLDPKNCEELGFEYFKLGVNL
- a CDS encoding acylneuraminate cytidylyltransferase family protein, producing MIQGKRILGVMIARGGSKGLPRKNLKLAGGKPLIAWTIEVAKKSKYLDRFVLSSEDLEIIEVAKKWGCEVPFVRPMELADDNVPGVDTVVHAVKTLPGFDYVVMLQPTSPLRTVDDLDDCIKYCVEREANVCASVTDPEKPPHWVFKMDGNNILHPIIDGANSLPQYRQILPKAYLLNGAMFMARTDWLLKHKKFLTDETLGYMMPRSRSIDVDTDMDWMMLEVLLQKDKNL